The following coding sequences are from one Desulfosporosinus orientis DSM 765 window:
- the hisC gene encoding histidinol-phosphate transaminase, translated as MEFESNNLGQFVRSAVRELIPYKTQHLPECIKLDANENPFPWPAEMREALLSEQLAFNRYPDGTGQELKTHIAKYTATPPESILIGNGSDELIQMLLLTFGGAGKSLLIHPPTFGMYQIYARLTETEVVSVPLLNGLDLDTEGMLQSAKAPEAQIVIICNPNNPTGSLFPRADILRIVGESGKIVVVDEAYAEFSGESLISEIENYPNLVIMRTFSKAFGMAGLRLGYLVGQLETIDLINRVRPPFNVNSFSQRAGILALRYLPEYQEQIQQIKAETQKLQAALQEVPDLIVYPTKANFILFKPQNADQWASELLKRGFLVRNMGDLPQLGKCLRISVGLPEENDRLIQAVAEIRSQVF; from the coding sequence ATGGAATTTGAGTCAAATAACCTGGGACAGTTCGTTCGTTCGGCAGTTCGGGAGCTCATACCTTACAAGACCCAACACCTGCCGGAGTGTATAAAGCTGGATGCCAATGAAAATCCATTCCCTTGGCCTGCGGAAATGAGGGAAGCCTTGCTTTCGGAACAACTTGCCTTTAATCGTTACCCTGATGGCACAGGTCAGGAGCTTAAGACTCATATTGCCAAATACACGGCAACCCCACCAGAAAGTATTTTAATCGGCAATGGCTCGGATGAATTAATCCAAATGCTTCTTCTTACTTTTGGCGGTGCAGGAAAATCCTTGCTTATCCATCCGCCCACTTTCGGGATGTACCAGATTTATGCCCGCTTGACAGAGACTGAGGTTGTATCGGTGCCGTTGCTGAACGGACTTGATCTGGACACAGAGGGGATGCTTCAGTCAGCCAAGGCTCCGGAAGCCCAAATCGTGATCATCTGTAACCCAAATAATCCCACGGGGTCCCTGTTTCCCAGAGCAGACATTCTCCGAATCGTGGGGGAAAGCGGCAAAATTGTAGTTGTAGATGAAGCTTACGCTGAGTTTTCCGGGGAAAGTCTGATTTCTGAAATCGAAAACTACCCTAATCTGGTGATTATGCGAACCTTTTCTAAAGCTTTCGGCATGGCCGGTCTTCGTTTAGGGTATTTAGTCGGGCAGCTGGAAACCATTGACTTAATTAATCGTGTTAGGCCGCCCTTTAATGTCAATTCCTTCAGTCAAAGAGCCGGTATCCTGGCTTTAAGGTATTTGCCAGAGTATCAGGAGCAGATTCAACAGATCAAGGCTGAAACTCAAAAGCTGCAGGCAGCTTTACAAGAGGTTCCTGATCTTATTGTCTATCCGACTAAGGCTAATTTCATTCTTTTCAAGCCGCAGAATGCTGATCAATGGGCTTCTGAATTGTTAAAAAGAGGCTTTTTGGTTCGGAATATGGGAGATCTACCTCAGCTGGGGAAGTGCCTGCGCATTAGTGTCGGCTTGCCGGAGGAAAATGATCGTTTAATTCAGGCAGTTGCAGAGATCCGCTCTCAAGTATTCTAA
- the hisB gene encoding imidazoleglycerol-phosphate dehydratase HisB, whose translation MREASIKRKTKETDILVSLSLDGKGEAQVKTGIGFFDHMLTAFARFAYLDLRVEAAGDLEVDPHHTIEDCGIVLGQALREACGDKAGIERLGEALLPMDEALVQVALDLSNRAYLVWDVDCPEGMVGEFPVEMAEEFFRALAVQSGLTLHIRTLSGKNRHHILEAVFKGVGRALGLALRCNPRYEGILSTKGVL comes from the coding sequence ATGAGAGAAGCATCTATTAAACGGAAAACGAAAGAAACCGATATCCTTGTGAGTCTCAGCTTAGACGGCAAGGGAGAGGCTCAAGTTAAGACGGGAATAGGTTTCTTTGATCATATGCTGACGGCCTTTGCCCGCTTTGCTTACCTGGATCTCAGAGTGGAAGCTGCGGGAGATCTGGAAGTAGACCCTCATCATACCATAGAGGATTGTGGAATTGTGCTGGGGCAGGCTCTGAGGGAAGCTTGCGGTGATAAAGCAGGAATTGAACGGCTGGGGGAGGCCCTGCTGCCTATGGATGAAGCCTTGGTTCAAGTAGCTTTGGATCTCTCTAATCGTGCCTATTTGGTTTGGGATGTGGATTGCCCGGAGGGAATGGTGGGTGAGTTTCCTGTGGAAATGGCGGAGGAGTTTTTCAGAGCCTTGGCAGTTCAGAGCGGTCTAACCCTGCATATTCGAACCTTATCCGGCAAGAACCGGCATCATATCCTGGAAGCGGTCTTTAAAGGAGTAGGCCGGGCCCTCGGCCTCGCTTTGCGCTGCAATCCCCGCTATGAGGGCATTCTATCCACCAAAGGAGTCTTATAA
- the hisH gene encoding imidazole glycerol phosphate synthase subunit HisH, producing MIGIVDYGRGNLRSVEKALEKVGHEARIMGTPQELEEVNGLILPGVGAFADAMQALKEGEWIKPLLRFAASGKPFLGICLGMQVLFEVGEEHGEHVGLGLLAGRVVKFPPGKKVPHMGWNSLWIKQSSPLLEGIPDQSYFYFVHSYYAVPAESRDIIAASDYGIEFPAVVGKKNVWGAQFHPEKSSPWGLQLLTNFGKWVSEGETLSGY from the coding sequence ATGATTGGAATTGTGGATTATGGACGAGGAAACTTAAGAAGTGTGGAAAAAGCTTTAGAAAAAGTGGGTCACGAAGCAAGGATTATGGGAACTCCCCAGGAACTGGAGGAGGTTAACGGCCTGATTCTCCCGGGAGTAGGGGCTTTCGCCGATGCCATGCAGGCCTTGAAAGAAGGGGAATGGATCAAACCTCTTCTCCGCTTTGCAGCCTCAGGTAAACCGTTTTTAGGAATTTGCCTGGGTATGCAGGTTCTTTTTGAGGTTGGAGAAGAACATGGGGAGCACGTCGGATTGGGACTTTTGGCCGGGAGGGTGGTTAAATTTCCGCCGGGAAAAAAAGTGCCGCATATGGGCTGGAATAGTCTTTGGATTAAACAATCTTCCCCTTTATTGGAAGGAATTCCCGATCAATCCTATTTCTATTTTGTCCATTCTTACTATGCAGTACCGGCGGAGAGCCGGGATATTATCGCAGCCAGTGATTATGGGATCGAGTTTCCTGCTGTTGTGGGCAAGAAGAATGTTTGGGGTGCACAATTTCATCCGGAAAAATCAAGCCCTTGGGGGCTTCAATTACTGACGAATTTCGGAAAGTGGGTGAGTGAAGGTGAAACTCTTTCCGGCTATTGA
- the hisA gene encoding 1-(5-phosphoribosyl)-5-[(5-phosphoribosylamino)methylideneamino]imidazole-4-carboxamide isomerase, which yields MKLFPAIDLKEGKAVRLIQGRMEESTIYGDNPADIARDFEQQGAEYLHIVDLNGAFSGKPVNDETIRQIVKGVSLKIQVGGGIRTMDRISELLELGVDRVILGTVAVKNPELVAEAARRYGRQVMVGIDAKDGLVAVQGWAERTEMRAVDLGKAMKAVGIQSVVFTDIARDGMLQGPNIESTVQMAAETGLSVIASGGISTLADLRDVQAEVLKGAAIEGAITGKALYSGAFTLQEALEAASGKVRRG from the coding sequence GTGAAACTCTTTCCGGCTATTGATTTAAAAGAGGGAAAAGCCGTGCGCCTTATCCAGGGACGTATGGAGGAATCAACGATTTATGGGGATAATCCGGCAGATATTGCCCGGGATTTTGAGCAGCAAGGTGCCGAGTATTTACATATTGTTGATTTAAACGGCGCTTTTTCCGGAAAACCGGTGAATGATGAAACCATACGGCAAATTGTCAAAGGAGTTTCTCTAAAAATCCAGGTAGGCGGCGGAATCCGCACCATGGACCGGATCAGCGAACTCTTGGAGTTGGGAGTTGATAGGGTTATTCTGGGGACGGTTGCTGTTAAAAATCCGGAACTGGTGGCTGAGGCAGCCCGTCGCTACGGAAGACAGGTTATGGTGGGAATTGATGCAAAGGATGGCTTGGTAGCCGTGCAAGGATGGGCGGAAAGGACAGAAATGCGGGCCGTGGATTTGGGAAAAGCCATGAAAGCAGTGGGCATCCAGAGTGTGGTTTTTACCGATATTGCACGGGATGGAATGCTTCAGGGACCGAATATTGAGAGTACGGTTCAAATGGCAGCGGAGACCGGACTGTCTGTCATTGCTTCAGGCGGGATCTCTACTTTGGCGGATCTGCGCGATGTGCAGGCCGAGGTGCTGAAGGGGGCTGCCATTGAGGGGGCTATTACCGGAAAGGCACTCTACAGCGGGGCTTTTACTTTGCAAGAAGCTTTAGAGGCAGCCAGCGGAAAAGTGAGGAGGGGATGA
- the hisF gene encoding imidazole glycerol phosphate synthase subunit HisF yields MLSKRIIPCLDVHDGRVVKGTNFVQLRDAGDPVELAALYDQEGADELIFLDITASSDNRETMVDVVRRTAEQVFIPFTIGGGLRTIEDIRRMLRAGADKIALNTSAVKTPRLIQEGAYAFGSQCIVVAIDARKKGPGQWEVYIHGGRTPTGKDVLEWAAEAEALGAGEILLTSMDRDGTKIGYELELTRAVSRAVSLPVIASGGVGTLEHLAEGLTLGEADAVLAASIFHYKEYSIKEAKRYLAERGILVRGLV; encoded by the coding sequence ATGTTAAGTAAGCGAATCATTCCCTGTTTAGACGTCCATGACGGACGAGTTGTTAAAGGGACGAATTTTGTTCAGCTGCGGGATGCAGGGGACCCTGTGGAACTGGCGGCCCTTTATGATCAGGAGGGTGCCGATGAGCTGATTTTTTTGGACATTACTGCCTCCTCGGATAACCGTGAAACTATGGTGGATGTGGTACGCCGTACTGCAGAGCAGGTGTTTATTCCCTTTACCATTGGGGGAGGGCTGCGGACTATTGAGGATATTCGCCGAATGCTCAGGGCCGGAGCAGATAAAATTGCCTTAAACACCTCTGCTGTAAAAACTCCCAGGCTCATACAAGAAGGAGCTTATGCCTTCGGCAGTCAATGTATTGTTGTGGCCATTGATGCGCGGAAAAAGGGTCCCGGCCAATGGGAAGTCTATATTCATGGCGGACGAACTCCCACAGGCAAAGATGTATTAGAGTGGGCCGCAGAGGCAGAAGCCCTGGGGGCGGGAGAAATCCTCTTGACCTCTATGGACCGGGATGGGACCAAAATCGGCTATGAATTAGAACTAACCCGGGCAGTAAGCCGGGCAGTGTCCCTGCCGGTTATAGCCAGCGGCGGGGTGGGTACTTTGGAACATTTAGCGGAAGGACTGACCTTAGGGGAAGCAGATGCTGTTTTAGCTGCATCTATCTTTCATTACAAAGAATACAGCATCAAAGAAGCTAAACGGTATTTGGCAGAACGGGGAATCTTAGTACGGGGACTTGTGTGA
- the hisIE gene encoding bifunctional phosphoribosyl-AMP cyclohydrolase/phosphoribosyl-ATP diphosphatase HisIE, giving the protein MDANQIQALDLSKIRWDAHGLVPAIVQDAETKEVLMLAYMNEESLRRTLLEGKACYYSRSRQSLWLKGETSGHFQEIVDMKFDCDQDALLLTVKQIGMACHENYFSCFHYDLTNQGFKGIGEPEVRSEPTLGRTLELLAGVIRSRNLERPEGAYTTYLFEKGIDKILKKVGEESAEVIIAAKNADSEEIRCEVSDLFYHVLVMLEERGVGVEEVSRELSKRRK; this is encoded by the coding sequence ATGGATGCAAATCAAATTCAAGCCTTAGACTTATCGAAGATCCGCTGGGACGCTCACGGGCTTGTTCCTGCAATTGTCCAGGATGCGGAGACTAAGGAAGTTTTAATGCTTGCTTATATGAACGAAGAGTCCTTACGGAGGACTCTACTTGAAGGGAAGGCTTGTTATTATAGCCGAAGCAGACAATCCCTGTGGCTAAAAGGGGAAACCTCTGGTCATTTCCAAGAGATTGTTGACATGAAGTTTGATTGTGATCAGGATGCTTTACTTCTGACTGTCAAGCAGATCGGTATGGCTTGCCATGAAAATTACTTTTCGTGTTTTCACTATGATCTGACAAACCAAGGATTCAAGGGGATAGGAGAGCCAGAAGTAAGATCCGAGCCAACTTTAGGTAGAACTCTAGAACTTTTGGCTGGCGTGATCCGCTCTAGGAACCTGGAAAGACCTGAAGGGGCCTATACAACCTATTTGTTTGAAAAAGGGATTGACAAGATCCTCAAAAAGGTTGGAGAAGAAAGTGCGGAAGTGATTATTGCTGCTAAGAATGCTGATTCCGAAGAGATTAGGTGTGAAGTTTCAGATTTGTTCTACCATGTCCTTGTAATGTTAGAAGAACGCGGGGTTGGAGTTGAAGAGGTTAGCAGGGAACTCTCTAAAAGGAGAAAATAA
- the ileS gene encoding isoleucine--tRNA ligase, with protein sequence MSRFKPLSDLPVAKRESEIANYWDEHEILNKSIQIREGKTPFVFYEGPPTANGKPGIHHVIARTLKDSVCRYKTMQGYQVKRKAGWDTHGLPVEIEVEKQLKLSNKQEIEAYGIADFNQKCRESVFSYEKQWREMTKRMGYSIDLDHPYVTLNNDYIESVWWILNQFFKAGLIYEGHKILPYCSRCGTGLASHEVAQGYKVIKSNTVVVKFKRKDAEEYFLVWTTTPWTLPSNVALTVNPQEVYLKVRQNGEIYYVSKTLSHKVLGEEFEVIEEIKGKDLEYVEYEQLMPFVKADKKAFFVTAGDYVTTEDGTGIVHTAPAFGEDDYNTGRRYNLPVLQPVNETGKFVTTPWAGNFVMDADLEIIKWLHGEGKLFKKEKMEHNYPHCWRCQTPLLYYAKPSWYIEVTKFKDKLVENNNRVEWYPDYVGEKRFGNWLENANDWALSRSRYWGTPLNIWRCDCGHTTSIGSRKELVDNAVEKLDETTIELHRPYVDDIHIKCTKCGAAMTRVTDVIDCWFDSGSMPFAQHHYPFENSENFDQLFPADFICEGIDQTRGWFYSLLVISTFIKGVAPYKRVLVNDLILDKDGHKMSKSKGNTVNPFELFDQYGADALRWYLLHVSPAWTPTRFDIEGLKEVQSKFFSTLRNVYAFFSLYATTDKLDPRDFYIAHQDRPELDQWIVSKYNSLLKGVESDLSAFDLTKAVRKIQEFVNEDLSNWYIRRSRRRFWEAELTDDKKAVNNTTYEILVGLSKLVAPFAPYISEELYRSLTNEQSVHLAEYPVANSALIDDELEFRMDLVRNLVGLGRAAREQVKIKVRQPVQQILIDGKYEKLIDYMLPLIQEELNVKKVVFAKDLNQYMNFSLKPNFKVAGSIFGPKVKSLGKVLAALDASSVVPRLEAGETISVEVEGELVNLVKDYVITTISAKEGFTMTVENNLFVILDTTLTKELIDEGYAREYISKVQQMRKNNGYEMMDRINIYFDGDEEIAEAVKLYEDYIKQETLADCIKRIKDDGLEKQNLNGHKTGLKLEKLLKC encoded by the coding sequence ATGTCTAGATTCAAACCTCTCTCGGATCTGCCGGTAGCAAAAAGGGAAAGCGAAATAGCAAATTATTGGGACGAACACGAGATACTGAATAAAAGCATCCAAATTAGGGAAGGTAAAACACCCTTTGTGTTCTATGAAGGACCTCCTACGGCCAATGGCAAACCAGGGATACACCACGTTATAGCAAGAACGTTAAAGGATTCAGTTTGCCGATACAAGACGATGCAGGGCTATCAAGTCAAGCGTAAAGCTGGCTGGGATACTCATGGTCTTCCTGTGGAAATAGAAGTGGAGAAGCAGCTTAAACTTTCCAACAAGCAGGAAATTGAAGCCTATGGAATTGCAGATTTCAATCAAAAATGTCGCGAATCGGTGTTCAGCTATGAGAAGCAATGGAGAGAAATGACCAAGCGAATGGGATATTCGATTGATTTAGATCATCCCTATGTCACGCTAAATAATGATTATATTGAAAGTGTGTGGTGGATTCTAAATCAGTTTTTTAAAGCAGGTTTGATCTATGAAGGACATAAAATTCTGCCCTATTGCTCACGTTGCGGAACGGGATTAGCTTCCCATGAAGTAGCCCAGGGCTATAAGGTCATAAAGAGTAACACAGTCGTTGTTAAGTTCAAACGTAAGGATGCCGAAGAGTACTTTCTGGTCTGGACGACAACGCCCTGGACACTACCGTCCAACGTGGCACTGACCGTGAATCCTCAAGAAGTATACCTGAAAGTTAGACAAAATGGTGAGATCTATTATGTATCCAAGACATTGTCCCATAAAGTGTTGGGAGAAGAGTTTGAGGTTATAGAAGAAATCAAGGGGAAAGACCTTGAGTATGTAGAATATGAGCAACTGATGCCTTTTGTAAAAGCGGATAAGAAGGCCTTTTTTGTAACGGCAGGGGATTATGTAACGACTGAGGATGGAACAGGAATTGTTCATACCGCTCCAGCCTTTGGTGAAGATGATTATAATACCGGGCGCAGGTATAATTTACCGGTGCTTCAGCCCGTCAATGAAACTGGGAAATTTGTGACCACGCCCTGGGCAGGAAACTTTGTTATGGATGCAGATTTGGAGATCATCAAGTGGCTGCACGGGGAAGGAAAACTGTTTAAAAAGGAAAAAATGGAGCATAATTATCCACATTGTTGGAGATGTCAGACCCCACTCCTTTATTATGCAAAACCCAGCTGGTACATTGAAGTGACAAAATTCAAAGACAAATTAGTGGAAAACAATAATCGTGTTGAGTGGTATCCAGATTATGTCGGTGAAAAAAGATTCGGCAACTGGTTGGAGAATGCCAATGACTGGGCTTTGTCCAGAAGCCGATACTGGGGAACGCCGCTGAATATCTGGAGATGTGACTGCGGACATACAACATCCATAGGCTCGAGGAAAGAACTGGTAGATAATGCTGTGGAAAAGCTGGATGAAACGACGATCGAATTACATCGGCCCTATGTGGATGATATTCACATTAAATGTACAAAATGCGGAGCAGCAATGACTAGAGTGACGGATGTCATTGACTGCTGGTTTGACAGCGGCTCCATGCCTTTTGCCCAACATCATTATCCATTTGAAAATAGCGAGAACTTTGATCAACTTTTTCCCGCCGATTTCATCTGTGAAGGTATTGATCAGACGAGAGGATGGTTCTATTCTCTACTCGTTATCTCGACCTTTATTAAGGGAGTAGCTCCCTATAAGAGAGTATTGGTCAACGACTTGATCCTAGATAAGGACGGACATAAAATGTCTAAGTCCAAAGGAAATACAGTAAATCCGTTTGAGCTGTTTGATCAATATGGAGCGGATGCTTTAAGATGGTATCTTCTCCATGTTTCTCCAGCTTGGACTCCAACTAGATTTGATATCGAAGGGCTTAAAGAAGTACAGAGTAAATTTTTCAGTACACTGAGAAACGTGTATGCTTTCTTTTCCTTGTACGCCACGACCGATAAGCTTGACCCCCGCGATTTCTATATTGCCCACCAAGATAGACCAGAGCTAGATCAATGGATAGTATCAAAGTACAACAGCCTTCTCAAAGGGGTTGAATCAGATCTGAGTGCCTTTGATCTGACCAAAGCGGTGAGAAAGATTCAAGAGTTTGTCAATGAGGATCTTTCCAACTGGTATATTAGACGTTCGCGCAGACGTTTCTGGGAGGCAGAGCTTACAGATGACAAGAAAGCTGTCAACAATACAACTTATGAAATTCTTGTGGGACTATCTAAACTAGTGGCTCCATTTGCCCCCTATATTTCCGAAGAACTCTATCGAAGCTTGACTAATGAACAATCCGTTCATCTAGCAGAATACCCTGTGGCCAATTCAGCGCTGATTGATGATGAATTAGAGTTTAGAATGGATTTGGTGAGAAATTTAGTCGGTTTAGGCCGGGCGGCAAGAGAACAGGTCAAAATTAAGGTAAGACAACCGGTCCAGCAGATATTGATTGACGGCAAATATGAAAAACTGATAGATTACATGCTTCCATTAATCCAGGAGGAGCTAAATGTCAAGAAGGTTGTTTTTGCCAAGGATTTGAACCAATATATGAACTTTAGCTTAAAGCCTAATTTTAAAGTAGCCGGCTCAATCTTTGGACCTAAAGTAAAATCTTTAGGGAAAGTTCTGGCGGCCCTTGACGCTTCTTCCGTTGTGCCCAGATTAGAAGCGGGAGAAACAATTTCAGTTGAGGTGGAGGGTGAACTTGTAAACTTAGTTAAGGACTATGTAATCACCACAATTTCGGCCAAAGAAGGCTTTACAATGACCGTGGAGAATAATTTATTCGTAATACTCGATACAACTCTTACCAAGGAACTAATTGATGAAGGATATGCCAGGGAGTATATCTCCAAAGTACAGCAAATGAGGAAAAATAACGGCTATGAGATGATGGATAGAATTAATATATACTTTGACGGAGATGAGGAAATAGCTGAGGCCGTCAAATTATATGAGGACTATATAAAACAAGAAACTCTTGCAGATTGTATTAAGAGAATTAAGGATGATGGTCTAGAAAAGCAGAATCTTAATGGTCATAAAACAGGCTTGAAGTTGGAAAAATTGTTAAAGTGCTAA
- a CDS encoding methyl-accepting chemotaxis protein, with protein sequence MLIFKSKRLHGALNIEIISKSLSYFYIFLKDLLMLCGGGFNIINSQETKDIGLGKYMVKTLALVLPMDIVMGIIIALILQLDWKKSSVMVACFVVSGILIGILAVLKNYYQFTKPIYYLEKNIIQVAQGDLSQRMRVIKNSDVSELGEAFNLMMDNFESIVHQISESSEQVASSSKELTFIAEQNALVSTQIASTVEQVALGTETQSIAINKTFLITEDISGSTEEVAASTEEVTNAMIRTIETTKAGQKALERVVQQMNSINSGTDRVQNSIIELSISSDKIGEILGVITSIAEQTNLLALNAAIEAARAGEQGRGFAVVADEVRKLAEQSSEATKQISVLINQNQTDIGTAVSAMKDGTKDVKIGIEVVTEASKSFNGIANLVESVSTQMQQISATIQQIAIGTQQIVTSIQEVDQISTQTADQAQTVSAGVQEQTASMEQISSASQDLSTMAFELQTVIRKFNT encoded by the coding sequence TTGTTAATTTTTAAATCTAAAAGATTACACGGAGCGTTAAACATCGAAATTATCAGCAAATCATTAAGCTATTTTTATATTTTCTTAAAAGATCTTTTGATGCTCTGTGGAGGAGGGTTTAATATTATAAATAGTCAAGAAACAAAAGATATTGGTTTAGGTAAGTATATGGTTAAAACATTAGCTCTAGTTCTCCCGATGGATATTGTCATGGGAATTATCATTGCTTTAATTCTGCAACTTGATTGGAAAAAGTCTTCTGTTATGGTAGCGTGTTTTGTTGTATCAGGGATACTAATAGGGATTCTTGCCGTCTTGAAGAACTATTATCAATTTACAAAACCAATCTATTATTTGGAAAAAAACATCATTCAAGTGGCGCAAGGAGATCTTTCTCAGCGCATGAGAGTTATTAAAAATAGCGATGTTTCAGAATTAGGAGAAGCGTTTAACCTTATGATGGACAATTTTGAAAGTATTGTTCATCAGATTAGTGAGTCTTCAGAGCAAGTAGCCTCTTCATCCAAAGAGTTAACCTTCATAGCAGAGCAAAACGCTTTAGTTTCTACACAAATAGCTTCCACTGTTGAGCAAGTAGCATTGGGAACAGAAACCCAATCGATTGCTATCAATAAAACCTTTCTAATCACAGAGGACATTTCAGGTAGTACGGAAGAAGTCGCAGCCAGTACGGAAGAGGTCACTAACGCGATGATTAGGACTATAGAAACTACTAAGGCGGGTCAAAAAGCTTTGGAACGCGTAGTACAACAGATGAATAGTATTAATTCAGGTACTGATCGTGTACAAAATTCAATAATTGAGCTATCCATAAGTTCAGATAAAATCGGAGAAATTCTGGGGGTTATTACCAGTATTGCTGAACAAACTAATCTGTTAGCTTTAAACGCAGCAATAGAAGCGGCACGAGCTGGCGAACAAGGTAGAGGGTTCGCGGTAGTTGCCGATGAAGTCCGAAAACTAGCTGAACAATCAAGCGAAGCCACAAAACAAATTTCTGTTTTAATAAATCAAAACCAAACAGATATTGGAACAGCAGTTTCGGCTATGAAAGATGGTACTAAAGATGTTAAAATTGGGATCGAGGTAGTCACAGAAGCTAGTAAATCATTTAATGGAATTGCAAATTTGGTTGAAAGTGTATCGACTCAAATGCAACAGATTTCGGCGACCATACAGCAGATTGCCATTGGTACTCAGCAAATAGTGACTTCGATCCAGGAAGTTGATCAAATAAGTACACAAACGGCCGACCAGGCTCAAACTGTATCCGCAGGAGTTCAAGAGCAAACAGCTTCTATGGAGCAAATTTCCTCAGCATCACAAGATTTGTCGACAATGGCATTTGAGTTACAAACTGTTATACGGAAGTTTAATACATAA
- a CDS encoding aminotransferase class I/II-fold pyridoxal phosphate-dependent enzyme: MNEIAQDLNQKIQQENPYVFDLLSSLGKELYYPKGILTQTAEAKQKAYRFNATIGIATEKDRPMFLPIMQETLANYDPKDLYPYAPPAGKAELRQLWREKMVMENPSLKNKSFSYPIVTNALTHGLSIIADLFIDENDPFVLPDKLWGNYNFIFGIRRGAKNITFPFYTKEGTFNTEGMKNALLSKKDHGKAIILLNFPNNPTGYTPTEQEATAIVEALKEVAEQGMNLVVVSDDAYFGLFYDNTLKESLFGRITGVHPRILAIKVDGATKEDYMWGFRVGFITFGSDFPAVLDGLEKKTLGILRGTISSASHPAQTFVLNTIRSTEFQTQKQQKYDVLKKRASEVKKILDQGEYNDAWDYYPFNSGYFMCLKLKGVNAEALRTHLLEYYGVGIISLDESDIRVAFSCVEEEELKSLFDLIYQGFKDIAGQNS; the protein is encoded by the coding sequence ATGAATGAGATTGCTCAAGACTTGAATCAAAAAATACAACAGGAAAATCCTTATGTTTTCGACTTATTGTCGTCATTGGGAAAAGAGCTGTATTATCCCAAGGGAATCTTAACTCAAACTGCCGAGGCTAAGCAGAAAGCCTACCGATTTAATGCCACAATCGGTATTGCAACTGAGAAAGATCGTCCGATGTTCTTGCCAATAATGCAAGAAACATTAGCTAACTATGATCCTAAGGATTTATATCCTTATGCTCCCCCCGCAGGAAAAGCTGAGCTGCGACAACTCTGGCGAGAAAAAATGGTCATGGAAAATCCTTCATTAAAGAATAAATCCTTTAGTTATCCTATCGTTACTAATGCCTTAACCCACGGTTTGAGTATCATTGCTGATTTATTTATTGACGAAAACGACCCCTTTGTTTTACCTGACAAATTATGGGGTAATTATAACTTTATCTTTGGCATACGAAGAGGTGCTAAGAACATCACCTTTCCATTCTATACGAAAGAAGGAACCTTTAATACAGAAGGCATGAAAAACGCCTTACTTTCCAAAAAAGACCATGGTAAAGCAATAATTCTACTTAACTTTCCGAATAACCCAACAGGGTATACTCCCACTGAGCAAGAAGCAACAGCCATCGTTGAAGCTTTAAAGGAAGTTGCCGAACAAGGTATGAATTTAGTCGTAGTCAGCGATGATGCCTACTTCGGATTGTTCTACGATAATACCCTCAAGGAATCTCTTTTTGGACGAATTACTGGCGTCCATCCACGAATACTAGCCATTAAAGTCGATGGAGCTACGAAAGAGGACTACATGTGGGGCTTTAGAGTAGGTTTTATTACCTTCGGATCTGATTTTCCGGCAGTCCTAGATGGCCTGGAAAAAAAGACTTTGGGTATTCTAAGGGGAACAATTTCTAGTGCCTCTCACCCTGCGCAAACATTTGTATTGAATACAATTCGTTCGACAGAATTCCAAACCCAGAAACAACAAAAATATGATGTATTGAAAAAACGGGCTTCTGAGGTCAAAAAGATACTTGATCAAGGGGAATATAACGATGCTTGGGACTATTATCCGTTTAATTCTGGGTATTTCATGTGTCTAAAACTCAAAGGAGTCAATGCCGAAGCTTTGCGCACTCACCTCCTTGAGTACTATGGTGTTGGGATAATTTCGCTTGATGAAAGTGATATTCGAGTAGCCTTTTCCTGTGTCGAGGAAGAAGAGCTTAAAAGCCTCTTTGACCTTATTTATCAAGGATTTAAAGATATAGCAGGACAAAACTCTTAG